From the genome of Megalopta genalis isolate 19385.01 chromosome 13, iyMegGena1_principal, whole genome shotgun sequence:
GCGATGGTGTTACATAGTTCCAATGATTGCGCATTGACTCGTGATACATCGTGTGGAAGATAAGGGTAGGTGGTACAGCGTTCGATCGCTCATTAAGTAAACGGGGATCAGGGTAGTCTCTTGTTCTCGTTCCTCTTTAAACCCCGGCTGCTACAACGACCCAGTCGCCTGGTTTGCTCGATATATCGATTTTACGAGGACAACAGAAGGAGTGCCCGTGAAGAGTGTTCCGGCTTGCTGCAACGAAATAAGGAACGCGTCTAGCTAGCACGCCGGTGAAAAATTATTGCGATAGCCGAGCCTCTGTTCCAggctgttcgtcgccgtcgcgtTTTATTTCGGTTCCATGAATATTTAAACGCTATCGTTGCTGGCGGCCGTTCTATTCGGCACGGAACAGCTGCGCCCTTTTGAACTTCGGGAACGAGATGGGTCGAGCATAGTTTTCGGTTCGACTATTGCACCGTCGATCGTCGAAACGCACTTCGTGCTTTATAGTCATCTCGTTAATTGAAGGGACGATTTTATTGGGGATCTTCCGATCTGCATCGCAGAATTTGTGAGAAACGATTTCTTGTTTCAGGGTCGCCGCGACACGTTGCAATGACGCAGCATCGAGAGGAAACGGGTGAAAGTAAGAATTGAAGGGGTTGCGCGAGAGAAAGCGTCGGTGGTGGCGGGATCGCAATGAAAGCCAATAAACCGTGATGAGTAAGAGAGTAGCAGCAGTCGGAGTGGTATTAATAAATTAGTGTCTAGTTGCTATAAGCATCGGCCACAGGAGCATCAACAGATAGGAGAGGCGTACGACGTGCACaagggagaaggagagagaggggggggcgaaagagagaaggagagaaacgCGTATGGGAAGAAACCGGAGGTGGAGATGATGGGGACGATGATGGACAGTGATCAGTATTCGATGGCCTTGAAATTTAAGAAAGTATGATTCCCATTTAGAAGCGCTTTAGCAATCATAACGTTTAGCCCCTCGAATCATATACTTTTCTCATTAAACAATTTCCTGTGTCTCGCTGCAAACAACCGAGACGGCCCAAGCTATCGTGACATTTGGAACACCCGATATATTACTCTACAAACACAGATACGCTGCAGCGAGAGCACCGTGATATTTTAGAATCGCTTTTCTTCGACCCTTTCGCGATATTAcacaaatatatatacaattataatatatataatatattgtatatattttacaattatatatatcccttatatccctTAATAATTTCAGCGAGTTAAAAATGGCTGCATCGATGGCCTCGAAATCGCTTAATATGTTCATTAATATGTTTCAAATTTAAGAGATTAAATTTCAGTTAGCCATTTGTATCGTAAACGCATCGAATCGGCGGTCTTAGTGGACAAGCCAATCGGACTTTTTAGCGCGATCGAACGATTCCATCGAGATCGAAACGGCCTGAAAGATTCCGTGTTCCTTGTTCCCAGTGATTCGAATGATCTCGAGCCGGTCACGAGGATGACGAAGGTGGCAGATTAGCTGAAAGGGTCGTCGAGGACGGAGGAGGGAAGGTGGCGAAGTCATCGGAGCGGACAAGGAGAAACAGACGCTGATCGCGGCGTCCGTGCACACGGGTCTCGTCTGTGTGCGGGCTCCGAACCCGTCGTTGTCTGTTCAACGGCCGTGTGTGCGAGTGCCAGCGCGAAAGAAGACAATTGACTCGCAGCCTAGCCGCCGCCGTGCTTGCCGGGGGCCTTCTGACGTCACATCCTGTCCACTGGCTAGTCGCGATCTCGTTTGGACCACGGCACACCAAGGTACGCAGATTCGTGCGTCCTCAATGTTTGGACGCAGATACACCCGCGACCGCGTCAGATCTCGCCGCCGCAGGCCTCCGGCTTTCTTTTCGCCGCTTTACCCAAGGATTTTCCGGCCGGACCGTCAGGGACCAATGGGAGGGACGCGTGAGAACCCGGAGGATGATTTCACAGCCGCGGAGACAATGATCGCCGGTTCGGGATTTTAATTATGGGGGCCTGGTGTTTGGAACTCGACGGTCGGACGATGATTTGAAAGTGTTTGAGGTGGTCGGAGGAAGTTCGAAGGTGATCGAGGTGGCCGCAAGAGGATCGCATCGCGAGCATTGCATTCATTACCAGGTGTCTTCCTCTGTAGATCGTCTTTGAGGATGACTTTTGTCGATCGGTATACCGTGCGAGCCCCTTCGGAGAAGTTCGATGGCATTTGAGATCGTTGAGAGTGACCGAAGAATGTCTGAGAAGGTGGCAGTGAATTTTGCACTTCGTCGAGTGTATTTAGGGGTATATACTGTCTTCAGGGATGATTTTTGTTCACGTATATATAATGTGCGAGAGTGTTTGAAACTGTTTAGAGTCGCTTGAGATTGCCGACAGTAGTTGGAGACTAGAAAAGTAGCATTTTATCTCATTCTTTGATATAAAATGATTGTGGTAACACCGCTTCACGATGTCTCGAGGATCGTATCGTACTTTTAGTACAGgttatcccaaaattattgtacaagcgagaagtggagggttcctgagacgatttgaagtaacttttccctttacaaaaattttctccgaggcttcgtttacgagttatcgacgaaaaacgctgaccaatgccgcgtcgcgctggccgtccgacgcagcggcagtgatcgcgagggcggggcgtcagccgtgcgccatctctcattggtcactgtttttcgtcgataactcgtaaacgaagcctcgtagaacattttcgctaaggagaaagttacttcaaatcacctcaggaactcctccgTTGGGATACTCCGTATAAAGAAAATGTTGCTGTGTTTCCAGCGAAACGACGATGGCGAACGTCAAACGGATCGTCGGGGTCCTCGTCTGGGCGATCGCGTTCACGACGATCCAAGCAGATCTGACGGACTCGTCGGAAAGCGACCAGTCCGACGAATTGGACGGGTTCACCACGACCAAAAGGACGTTCCCGGACAGATGTCTCGTAAAAATGGAGCCTGGCCCGTGCAAGCAGTACGTACACAAGTGGTCGTTCAACAAGACTGAAGGGAAATGCAGGATGTTCCCTTACGGCGGCTGTCTGGGAAACGAGAACCGCTTCAACTCCGAGATCGAGTGCCTTCATTATTGCGTGGGTGGGCCCGAACGTAAGCGTTTCACCCTGTTTTTTTAATAACCGTTAACCGTGCAACTATTTGCACGTGATGCCTCTGGTAATAAATCGCAAATGTCGGACCATTGAACTTTCTGCTAATCGATATCATTGTGGAAGACCGACAAATCGAAGACCTTGGGGCGAAGACGCCGGGGTTTCTGATTAAAAATGTGCATAGTCGTTGCGCACACTTGCTCTTTAATTTCAGCGTTCACGCTGTCACGGTGTTCCGATAACGAATTAAAATTCGCCTAGAGGTTCAATGAACAGAGAATCATGCCCGTGGTCCTTTCAGATACCCTTCCGCCGTACTTGATCACGAAGGGCAGCGTCTTTGTGACCAGCACCGCGACTACCAGCACACTGCCTTCTACCACCGTCGTTACTCCGCGGCCGACGTTCGCACCACCCGCGCCAACGAAACCACCTGTACCGAAGTACAAAAGGGGAAAGGTAATCTCCGCGCATTTGCATGGAAAACGGACTTTTTACAATCACACGAGCCCGGAGCAAGCGAACGGTTCCGAAGATTAGATTCCGGGTCATTGTCCCTTCACGCACTCCGCGCAGCGATCGACGTTCAAATAAATTCTAGAAACTTTCGAACTAATTGCCGCGACCCTGTTTACCGGGATACTTTTCTCTGGAATGCAACGACTGCTTCATTGGCAttcgttagactgcggatcttcgtgcattcATAAGAAGAATGTGGAACAATAGTAAACGGTTTTCAaatgattataattattaacaggATACATTGTTATTCGACTTCTATTTCTTGAaatcgatatatatataaatgtaataagcAATCtatagtaattattaattattaattagaaGCAGGGTCTAAATAGTAAAATTCATCATTGTTTCGGATGGAAACGATTttgtacgcaaaaatggacaattttgggagagaagatacgattatacgagccttgcagctcgtttttatagttgtcgacaactgttaattataaaaacgagccgcaaggctcaaataatcgtatctatcTATCTTTGCGTACAatttaagcgtcaattagggagaattcaccgcATACGAAACGCCCTCATTGCATTCCACAAAGTACAAAAATCGATCGCTGTAACGAAAGaacaataacaaaaaaaaacccTCGATGAACTCGAAAATCGCGACCTTCGTTTGCTCGAATTAACGAAGAACTCCGTTCGCAGGAGCTGACTTTCATGGAGTCGGGGTACGAGAAGACGTTCATGTTCGCGCAAAGTAACACGTTCATCCAACTAGACGGGCCGGGCATCAAGCTGTTCCAATTACGGTGAGAGAAACACCTGCGCGATCGCCGGAGTTCGCTACGTCGGCCGTCCTCTCGTTTGTCGAGCAATTTTCATCTCGATTTCCAGACTGTGCCGGGAGATATCGTTCAAGTTCCGGACGAAACTGCCCCACGGCCTTCTGGTCTATCACAGCGTCAAAGATCGACCGGAAAGCCTCGATCCGTACGCCTTGTACGTGATCGTCGAGAAGGGTCAGCTGAAGGTCGTCCACGTGTTCGGGAAGAAATCGACCAGCTTGACGGTGGGCGAAGGGCTGAACAGGGACGAATGGCACAGCGTTCTCGTCAGGATCGACGTGCACGGGGCGAAATTAATAGCCAGAGTGGACGACAAACAGGAGGAGACGACGCTCAAGGTTCTAGAGCATGTGGTCAATTACGGCGTGTCCGACGAACTGGCTTCCGTCGTCCTCATTGGAGGTAAGGCGAACGTTATCTCGACTCTGTGACAACGGGACGTTAACGCTGCACGCTCCTCGTTCGTTTTATTCGATCGCTTTTGTAAAACGGTTGcaggaaattctccctaatcgacgctcagattgtgcagaaaaatggataatttgagtttttttatttgagttaatttttatggttaccgattgttaacagcTGTAAAAACGatcctcgaggctcgaataacaatcgtatctcctcttcccaaattgtccatttttgttcacatggaaaattagggagaacttgcAAATATTGCGAAGTCGTGTAGATATCGACTGCTTTAAAGCGACGCTGACATCGACGAATACTTACGATCTTGCAACATTTGTGCATAAATATCTCGTAAACTAATAATTTGCTGACAAGGTCGAGGTCTAATATCTTGTTTGTTCGAAGCGACGGACCGAGAATTATGCGATTATTCTACACGAACAATCCAAAATCATACGATTCCGTTCGAAAGAACAAAGTTGACCTCCATTTGCCCCGCACACGTGCCCACTTACAGCAAAATGAATTATGTCATCTTGTGGTCCCCTCGAAACCATTTAATTTCTGCGGGCAACATTTTTTATGCGCTGTGTAATTAACGAGTTATCCTCATTTACGGATTAAAGTCAGGCACCCTGTGTATACAGGGTGGATTACGCAACGAGTTTCCAAGGTTTTCTATCGGTTAACCTACCGTTTCTTTTCGCTTACGTACTGGAAAAAAACGGCTGTTCGGCTGttgcgagagaaattactgcaaaATTGATCATTCTATGAACGATTGCTCGatgaatgattttgcttctcgATGCCAGGATTGAGTTCGGAGGAGCGACTGCACGGTGTCAAATACATAATAGAGTCCTTCGTGGGCTGCATAAGGGACATGGTACTCAGTTCCGGTAAATCGGCGAGCGATTTGCTGCCGATTCAGCCTCTCATCGCAACGAAACACGAAAACGTGCAAGAGGGTTGCATAGACATGTGAGATGCTCCATCAATTAATTTTTCCACGATGTTTCATTAACGTTTCTATAATGCTGGACGTTCGAGAACAATCGTGTGGGATATTTCAGGTGCAGGACACGAGAGAATCTCTGTTTCATCTCCAACCAGTGTGTGAATCACTATAACAGTTTGACCTGCGACTGTTTTGGGACCAAATACGAGGGTGTAAATTGCGATGTGTATAGTACGTGATTTTTTCCATCGTTcaaattatttagtattatagttctagtgtattttatatttatattatattacattatatttatattatattatattatattatattatattatattatattatattatattatatttatattatatatagttatagtattttcacttacagtaatttctccctaattagcTTGAATCTTTCCAGCCGCGACGATTTTAACGTTGAGAGGATCCTCTTACGTCTCGTTTCGCGTCTACGATTGGAAGGACAGGGTCCATTCGTCTGTCAACAGAATTAGTATCGCGTTCAAGGTACGAGTCTGGTTACTGTAGCACCAAATTAGAGAATTTTCTATTAAAAGAAACGATCGACGACAATTACGGAAAATTTCCATTTCCATTTACGATCCTTTACCTTGTGCAGACAAAATGGGACGATTCAGCTTTGTTCTACGCATCCGGCGAGATCGACGGGACTCCTCACTATGTGGCAGCGTCGATCATGAACGGATCCGTGCACGTCGAACTGGACTTCGGGCACAATTCGAAGATTTCCACGGTGCTCGGCGATTACATCACCGCGAACCACTGGAACAATTTAACGATATTCCACAATGGAACGTTGGTTTTCGTTAGCTTGGACGACGAGATCAAAGTGCTCGAGGTCCCCGGAGAAAATTACAACATGATCATCGATCCGGAAATCTACATCGGCGGTGGCCCGGAATTGCACAAGAAGAACGGCCTGCtttcgtacaataattttgcagGTATATTATCGGACGCACAAGTGGCGTGGAACTGAATCGTCCGGTGATCGCGGAATTAATTTCGCTTAACGCTCGCAGAggaaagaaatattttcgatTGTTCCCAGGCTCGCTGAAGTACGTGTTCTTCAACGACAAGTCTATCATTTAtgaattgaaaaaatcgaaCCCGATGGTGCACTACATCGGCGTCCTCGAGCCAGAATACTACGAAGCCGACGTCGATGTAATTCCAATAACGTATCCGTTCGCCGGCAGCCACATTTGGTGGCCGATCGCGCGAACCGATTCtctgaaattgaattttgatttCAAAAGCTCGAAACCGATTGCGGTGGTCGCGTCGGGAAACGTAAAGAGCAACGGCGATCCTGGATACTGGGAGGTGAGACTCTTTTCTTTTCGTAGGAGAAAAAAATATTCGTATCTTTTTCTACGTAATTGTCCACGAAACAAAACCTAAAATCGCTTCTATATTCTAGTTTTAATCTTTTATAAACGGAATTATAGTCTTTCTTTTCACGATTGGTTGGCAAATTGGTGTTAAAAATCCGAACGAACATTTCTATGGCAACAATTCGAATGTTTCGTGTCCACAGCTCCGTTTAGTTAACGACGAGATACGTTTTCACCTGATCCCCGTGACCACCGAGAACATAACAGTCACGGCTGCAGTGAAGTTCCCGCCGTACAACACATCCTGGCACGCGGTTGAGCTGAACTATACCAGAGGGGAACTTAGCATCGTTGTGGACTACAGGAACAAACAGAGCAAACTGTTCGCCATGACCTTCGAACTCGGCGAAAAAGTGATTATCGGGAGTGGCAAGGGCAATGCGGGTATCTAAACATTAATTTTTATGAGCTATGTCGTCCACATTGTTATCAGAGAAAAATTCCTAGTCCGACCTAGAAAGATTTCTATAGTTCGCACAGTGGTCTATGACATTGTAAAAATAGGATAAGCATAGAAGAAACAAAGGTGAAAGGAACGAGACCTTAATTTCTGTTAAAACGCACACGTTAGATCATTGTCCAAAAATCAAAAATCTCCCGAATCCAAAAACAAAAAATCCACGGTCTGCGATTCGATGTGCAACAACTGCGTGGATTTCTGAACCAGGTTTGGTCGGCTGCATGAGGGAAATTCGAGTGAACGACGAAAGGATCGAGCCGAGACACGTGGTGAACACCGAAAGAGTGTTCGGAGAGGTGGCCTTGGACAATTGCCAGTTCGTTGACCCTTGCACCAGACCGAACACCTGCGAACACGGCGGAAAATGTTCGGTGAAAGAGAACAAGATCAACTGCGACTGCACCGGCACCGGTTACTTGGGCGAGAATTGTCATTTCGGTGAGCAGAAGTTCGAAAATTCGCGAACAAATCCTCGATTAAAGATAACatagaaatagaaaaaaatagaaaaaataaaatataaatgaaaatagaaaaaaagtaATAAGAACGAACCTTCGGTTAATTCCAGCGGAATTCAGAAAGACATGCGAGGAATTAGCCCTGTTAGGTTACTCCCAGGACGACGTCTACACGATCGACATCGACGGAAACGGCAGGTTTCCACCGGCCGTGGTGAAATGCGAGTTCCAGTCTCTCGAGGACTCGACGAAGACCATCGTGGAGCATAATCTGCCTTCGCAGATGGACGTCCGGTCCATCGCGGAGTCGGATTTCTCTTTGAACATCAAGTACAGACAGTTCACCGCGGAGATGCTGCAGGAGCTGATCTCTCACTCGCTTTACTGCAGTCAGTACATCAGGTACGACTGCTCCAAGGCACCATTGGAGCTGCACAGTGCCACGTGGTTCCTGAGCTCCAGTGGAACCACCGTGGACTACATCGGCAACGTGAAAAGGGGATCCTGTCCTTGCGGAAGTGAGTATAGCGacatacggtaatgtctctctaattgacgctatagtaatgtctcccttactgacgctagTCATCTGACGTTCAACCGTTCGCGGACAACGATTTTTCAACGCGCTAAGAACTTTGCTCAGACTTTTGCCGAACGTACATATGAAAATTTCAACTAATTCTCAGAAACCAGAGCACATAGTCGAATAATATTAAGCAAGGTTTCGCGGCAGATGTTACCAAATGTCCGATTGGTTCAGTGAACAGGACCTGCGTCGACCAAAACCTGAGCTGCAACTGCGACATTTTCGACGGGAACGTGAAGTGGCTCTCCGACGAGGGCTTCTACGGAACTCCGGACTCTCTGGGCATCACTGGTATGGTCTTCCTGCAGCAAAGAGACCTCGCGGAGGATGCTCAAGGTCGAATTACTCTGGGTCCCCTGGAATGCGTCGAGACGAGTGAGTGAACCGAGGAAAAGATCGCTTTCTGCCAGAACCAACAGTAATCAAGCCCACGAAAAAGACTTCTATATGAAAATTGATATCTCTCCTGTTCCAGACACCCAAAAGTACGTAGTCACCTTCACAACTTCGCAATCGTACATCGAAGTGCCAGGCTGGCGGAAAGGAGACATAGCCTTCAGCTTCCGGACTACCGGCGAGAAAGCGATTCTGCTTTATCAGCCACCCATCAGGAGCAACTATCCGTCCTTCATGGTGACCCTGACCTCGGAGAACCGTTTGACCTTCACGTTCACCCTGAACACTGGCAGGATCAGGGAGATGGAGGTGAAAAGCCAACGGAAGCTGAACAACGGCGAGTGGCAGAAGATCTGGATCGATTACAACGATTATCACGTCCGATTCATGATCAACACCAAACACCAAATGGTGAATCTCACTTCCGAAGAGGAGTTTGGGCCTTTCGAGGGTTCCATGTTCATCGGGGGCGCCACCGCGTGAGTCTTTCTCCTAAATTATTTCCGCAGACCTTAATGACGCATATGAAAATTCCAACTAACTCTCagaaataacaatattaatagcTTGGGTCCAAATGGGCCCGCTGTCCGAGCGTATCACGCTCGAACGGTCTTCGAGTCTTCTTCTTTAGCAAGAGCTATATACAGGGGTCCCAAAATTTTAATCGTTCGTTaagaactcgtaaacgaagcctcgtagaacattttcgctaaggaataaattgcttcgaatgattGCTTCAGGAACGCCtgatttctcgcttgtacaataattttgggaccctACAGTTAAATATACCGTGATATAAATTACCATAGTAATTTTCGCTGCCATTCTTCAGCACGTTTAGAACAAGTCACTGAACTAATTGAACTGCAGGGAACACTTGAGGACCTCGTCGATCCGGCAGGGTTTGATCGGCTGTTTCCGCGGTCTTGTCGTGAACGGCGAGATCCTGGACATCCACAGCTACATGTCCGTCCACCTCTCCGAGATCATAAAAGACTGCAAGCCCTCCTGTCAGCCGAACAAGTGCCAGAACGGCGCCTCGTGCGTCGAACTCTGGAGCAACTTCGAATGCGTCTGCGAGAACAAATGGGCCCACCTTGGCACCTACTGCGAGAGGAGTAAGCAATTAACCGGTCTCACTCTGCCTGCCGAGTTACAAATAATACCGTCACGAATAACCTTGCCCACACTGATACGCAGACATAAACGAGAAGGCGCTCACCTTCACGTCGCAGGGAGCCTTCCTGAACAAGAATTATTTCGGCACGGACGACGAGAACGAGGAGTCGTCGGTGTTGAAGAGCATACTCCAGCAGAATGTGCTGATCAATCTGAGAACCTACGACACTTATTCGCTGATCCTCTACGCTAACGATCACCTGAACaacttcgttcatttgtacatagCGAACGAGTCGATCGTGTACTTGTTCAACTCCGGCAACGAGATCAAGAACATCACCGTGGAGCATCCGCGTAAGTCGCGATTCCgaatgtttcccggaaactaagCGGGTCTATCGTAATGCGCGATCTTCGGGCTTTCGTTCGAGTCCTCGAAGGCCCAAATATTCTTACGGGAACGCGTTCCAAAACAGGTTCGAAGTAACCTCTGAAACCGAAACACTGAGATTCTAAattatttccttcgaatcgaaaCGCCTCCGTCTCGCAACATTTTATCGTCCAGCGATAAATTTCGTTCCTTGAAGAGTCGAAAATTCCTACGGAGACACGTTTCAGGTGCGAACACAGGGATCTCGGTGCAGATCGCGATAATCCGCGACGAGAAGTCGACGACGCTGCACGTGAACGAATACAACAAGACCATAAACGCGACCGCGGTGCTCCTGGAGAGTTATTCGAACAAGCCGTGGGTAAACCCCGAGAAAGAGATTCTGGCACCTCAAAGGCCACCCGCACCGCCCACTACTTACTTCCAGGTGAGATTTCCGGCGATTCGACTCGAATCGAATTTGTGCAACGATCGACGATCTTGCGTAGGTGAATCTAGGAGGCTTCGAC
Proteins encoded in this window:
- the axo gene encoding axotactin isoform X5, whose amino-acid sequence is MANVKRIVGVLVWAIAFTTIQADLTDSSESDQSDELDGFTTTKRTFPDRCLVKMEPGPCKQYVHKWSFNKTEGKCRMFPYGGCLGNENRFNSEIECLHYCVGGPEHTLPPYLITKGSVFVTSTATTSTLPSTTVVTPRPTFAPPAPTKPPVPKYKRGKELTFMESGYEKTFMFAQSNTFIQLDGPGIKLFQLRLCREISFKFRTKLPHGLLVYHSVKDRPESLDPYALYVIVEKGQLKVVHVFGKKSTSLTVGEGLNRDEWHSVLVRIDVHGAKLIARVDDKQEETTLKVLEHVVNYGVSDELASVVLIGGLSSEERLHGVKYIIESFVGCIRDMVLSSGKSASDLLPIQPLIATKHENVQEGCIDMCRTRENLCFISNQCVNHYNSLTCDCFGTKYEGVNCDVYTATILTLRGSSYVSFRVYDWKDRVHSSVNRISIAFKTKWDDSALFYASGEIDGTPHYVAASIMNGSVHVELDFGHNSKISTVLGDYITANHWNNLTIFHNGTLVFVSLDDEIKVLEVPGENYNMIIDPEIYIGGGPELHKKNGLLSYNNFAGSLKYVFFNDKSIIYELKKSNPMVHYIGVLEPEYYEADVDVIPITYPFAGSHIWWPIARTDSLKLNFDFKSSKPIAVVASGNVKSNGDPGYWELRLVNDEIRFHLIPVTTENITVTAAVKFPPYNTSWHAVELNYTRGELSIVVDYRNKQSKLFAMTFELGEKVIIGSGKGNAGLVGCMREIRVNDERIEPRHVVNTERVFGEVALDNCQFVDPCTRPNTCEHGGKCSVKENKINCDCTGTGYLGENCHFAEFRKTCEELALLGYSQDDVYTIDIDGNGRFPPAVVKCEFQSLEDSTKTIVEHNLPSQMDVRSIAESDFSLNIKYRQFTAEMLQELISHSLYCSQYIRYDCSKAPLELHSATWFLSSSGTTVDYIGNVKRGSCPCGMNRTCVDQNLSCNCDIFDGNVKWLSDEGFYGTPDSLGITGMVFLQQRDLAEDAQGRITLGPLECVETNTQKYVVTFTTSQSYIEVPGWRKGDIAFSFRTTGEKAILLYQPPIRSNYPSFMVTLTSENRLTFTFTLNTGRIREMEVKSQRKLNNGEWQKIWIDYNDYHVRFMINTKHQMVNLTSEEEFGPFEGSMFIGGATAEHLRTSSIRQGLIGCFRGLVVNGEILDIHSYMSVHLSEIIKDCKPSCQPNKCQNGASCVELWSNFECVCENKWAHLGTYCERNINEKALTFTSQGAFLNKNYFGTDDENEESSVLKSILQQNVLINLRTYDTYSLILYANDHLNNFVHLYIANESIVYLFNSGNEIKNITVEHPRANTGISVQIAIIRDEKSTTLHVNEYNKTINATAVLLESYSNKPWVNPEKEILAPQRPPAPPTTYFQVNLGGFDPNDLLIVGKEETQIKDYVGCLRGLMIGEYLVNLPKLANEANHEGTKGVLADCQMKCDAVPCKNLGICTENFGRQESLCNCELTSYFGENCVDEKGADFRGQSVLQREFDLVGPVNQVKVQLAFSTNEHHPTHKTTLLLLQTENKRSYYLLVALTPEGHLLFEENTEGVACGVKRENTNFLNGARHSVYYVRDNNTTTLWVDREKVELVPESVLKLGDGEGESPGVTEIQLGGLNTTDSRFREFKGYTGCLSNVVVSINGGPGMKPLEEYMLFTKQGSETVRATIPAGVRSAQCAVFDAQPRGQDPPRNDSVGHDRAWVEDPPKKIQYKSQYSDATQEEQGAGTYIFIVLCCVFVTAVVGCIYEVWRSARKDRRRRRASVVSATSTVPASSSQRWQSPQYTDAIGAGVKTVGFKTVTEDEKRPNGTHVKPPSKEYKPLPNAESKDLINDKRVHIKDEESEKKELLGSMEDLQEEPELEEREEEEEVEEDEEEEEEEEEEEEEEEDDSKRTNEDAEEADRRNLPKVEIADEIDVAKSVNVCNAIERSPSLENPSTDTAKPLLYKLPPIYLSDDRRTFGSPLNYLAASNFHSRSRHSVESILSLD
- the axo gene encoding axotactin isoform X3 — its product is MANVKRIVGVLVWAIAFTTIQADLTDSSESDQSDELDGFTTTKRTFPDRCLVKMEPGPCKQYVHKWSFNKTEGKCRMFPYGGCLGNENRFNSEIECLHYCVGGPEHTLPPYLITKGSVFVTSTATTSTLPSTTVVTPRPTFAPPAPTKPPVPKYKRGKELTFMESGYEKTFMFAQSNTFIQLDGPGIKLFQLRLCREISFKFRTKLPHGLLVYHSVKDRPESLDPYALYVIVEKGQLKVVHVFGKKSTSLTVGEGLNRDEWHSVLVRIDVHGAKLIARVDDKQEETTLKVLEHVVNYGVSDELASVVLIGGLSSEERLHGVKYIIESFVGCIRDMVLSSGKSASDLLPIQPLIATKHENVQEGCIDMCRTRENLCFISNQCVNHYNSLTCDCFGTKYEGVNCDVYTATILTLRGSSYVSFRVYDWKDRVHSSVNRISIAFKTKWDDSALFYASGEIDGTPHYVAASIMNGSVHVELDFGHNSKISTVLGDYITANHWNNLTIFHNGTLVFVSLDDEIKVLEVPGENYNMIIDPEIYIGGGPELHKKNGLLSYNNFAGSLKYVFFNDKSIIYELKKSNPMVHYIGVLEPEYYEADVDVIPITYPFAGSHIWWPIARTDSLKLNFDFKSSKPIAVVASGNVKSNGDPGYWELRLVNDEIRFHLIPVTTENITVTAAVKFPPYNTSWHAVELNYTRGELSIVVDYRNKQSKLFAMTFELGEKVIIGSGKGNAGLVGCMREIRVNDERIEPRHVVNTERVFGEVALDNCQFVDPCTRPNTCEHGGKCSVKENKINCDCTGTGYLGENCHFAEFRKTCEELALLGYSQDDVYTIDIDGNGRFPPAVVKCEFQSLEDSTKTIVEHNLPSQMDVRSIAESDFSLNIKYRQFTAEMLQELISHSLYCSQYIRYDCSKAPLELHSATWFLSSSGTTVDYIGNVKRGSCPCGMNRTCVDQNLSCNCDIFDGNVKWLSDEGFYGTPDSLGITGMVFLQQRDLAEDAQGRITLGPLECVETNTQKYVVTFTTSQSYIEVPGWRKGDIAFSFRTTGEKAILLYQPPIRSNYPSFMVTLTSENRLTFTFTLNTGRIREMEVKSQRKLNNGEWQKIWIDYNDYHVRFMINTKHQMVNLTSEEEFGPFEGSMFIGGATAEHLRTSSIRQGLIGCFRGLVVNGEILDIHSYMSVHLSEIIKDCKPSCQPNKCQNGASCVELWSNFECVCENKWAHLGTYCERNINEKALTFTSQGAFLNKNYFGTDDENEESSVLKSILQQNVLINLRTYDTYSLILYANDHLNNFVHLYIANESIVYLFNSGNEIKNITVEHPRANTGISVQIAIIRDEKSTTLHVNEYNKTINATAVLLESYSNKPWVNPEKEILAPQRPPAPPTTYFQVNLGGFDPNDLLIVGKEETQIKDYVGCLRGLMIGEYLVNLPKLANEANHEGTKGVLADCQMKCDAVPCKNLGICTENFGRQESLCNCELTSYFGENCVDEKGADFRGQSVLQREFDLVGPVNQVKVQLAFSTNEHHPTHKTTLLLLQTENKRSYYLLVALTPEGHLLFEENTEGVACGVKRENTNFLNGARHSVYYVRDNNTTTLWVDREKVELVPESVLKLGDGEGESPGVTEIQLGGLNTTDSRFREFKGYTGCLSNVVVSINGGPGMKPLEEYMLFTKQGSETVRATIPAGVRSAQCAVFDAQPRGQDPPRNDSVGHDRAWVEDPPKKIQYKSQYSDATQEEQGAGTYIFIVLCCVFVTAVVGCIYEVWRSARKDRRRRRASVVSATSTVPASSSQRWQSPQYTDAIGAGVKTVGFKTVTEDEKRPNGTHVKPPSKEYKPLPNAESKDLINDKRVHIKDEESEKKELLGVNTGTITKPPKPNPFSMEDLQEEPELEEREEEEEVEEDEEEEEEEEEEEEEEEDDSKRTNEDAEEADRRNLPKVEIADEIDVAKSVNVCNAIERSPSLENPSTDTAKPLLYKLPPIYLSDDRRTFGSPLNYLAASNFHSRSRHSVESILSLD